DNA from Aureimonas sp. AU20:
GACCCTCCACCTCGTCGGCCCAGCTCCGCCAGATGGCGAGCGGGTCGCCGTTCTTGGCGGGCGTGCCGTCGGTGCCCCAGAGGATCAGCGTCGGGCAGGCGAGGCGCCGGCCGGCCTCGCGGTCGGCCGCGTCGTCGGCGGGGTCGATCGTCGCGCCGGCGCGGTAGTCCTCGCAGGGGCCGTGCGCGCCGCCGGGCTGCGAGAAGCTCTTGCGGTATTCCGCCAGCGCTTCCGACGCGAAGGGCGCGGTGGATTTCGACTTGGTCCAGCTCGCCAGCGTGTGATCGAGATAGAAGACGGGGTCGCTGGCGATAAGTCGCTCGGGCATCGGATTGGGCTGGGCGAGAAAGGCCCAATGATAGGACGACAGCATGCCACTCGCGTCGATGCGCTCCCACATTTCCAGCGTCGGCAGGATGTCGAGAAGCGCGAGGCGCCGCACGCGATCGGGATGGTCGAAGGCGAGGCGATAGGCAACGCGCGCGCCCCGGTCGTGGCCGGCGAGGTGAAAGCGCTCGTGCCCGAGCGCGCGCATCACGGCCACCATGTCGGCGCCCATGCGGCGCTTGGAATAGCCTTCGCCACCGGAGGATTCCGGCGCGCTCGAGCGCCCGTAGCCGCGAAGGTCTGGCACGATCACGGTGAAGCGCTCGGCCAGCCTTTCGGCGATCGGCGCCCACATGGCGCCGGTCTGGGGATAGCCGTGGAGGAGCAGAAGCGGCTCGCCCGAACCCTTGATCCGGCAGAAGATCGTCGCGCCCTCGCCGGGCACGTCGCGCGTCTCGAAGCCTTCGAACATGCTTGGCCTTCCCCTCCGCCCACTTGCCGGGCTTCAACGCGTGAGATCGGCCATCCGTTGCCTTGCGAGCAGACGCCTTCTCCCTTACGCAGCCCTTGCCCCCGAATGCGAAAGCCGCCCATGCCCTTCACCATCGCCACCTGGAACATCAATTCGGTGCGCCTGCGCCTGCCGATCGTGGAAGACTTCCTGCGCCGCGAGGCGCCGACCGTGCTCTGCCTGCAGGAGACGAAGTGCCCGAACGAGCTCTTCCCCGAAGAGGCGTTCCGCGCGCTCGGCTACGAGCACATCGCGCTGCATGGGCAGAAGGGCTATCACGGCGTCGCGACGCTTTCGCGCCTGCCCTTCGACGACATCCTGCGCCAGGATTTCTGCGCGATCGGCGACGCGCGCCACCTCTCGGTGCGCCTCACGGCGCTGGGCGGCCCCTTGCGCATCCACAATCTCTACGTGCCGGCCGGCGGCGACGAGCCGGACCCGGCGATCAATCCGAAGTTCCGCCACAAGCTCGACTTCCTGGAAGAGATGCGCCTGATGCGGGCCGACAGCGAGCCGGGCGTTGCCTCCATTCTGGTGGGCGATCTCAACATCGCTCCCTACGAGGAGGATGTCTGGAGCCACAAGCAGCTTCTCAAGGTCGTCTCGCACACGCCGATCGAGACCGAGGGGCTGATCCGCATTCTCGATGAGGGCAACTGGCGCGATCTCGTGCGCCATCACATCCCTCTGCCGCAGAAGCTCTACACGTGGTGGAGCTACCGCGCCAAGGATTGGGACGGCGCCGACAAGGGCCGCCGGCTCGACCATGTCTGGGGCTCGGACGGCCTGCCCGCCATGGTGCGGGACGTGCGCGTCCTGCGCGAGGCGCGCGGCTGGGACCGGCCGTCCGACCATGTGCCGGTGATCGTGTCGCTGGAGAAGTGATCGTTCCGCTGAGGGGGGGCGTCCCTTCAGCCTTTGGAACCGCTCCAGAACCTGTGGCCGGGTTGCATCGGCGCCGGCAAAGCTGCGTGCGAAGCCCAGCGTGGTTTTCCTGTCAGTGACCATGCCAACGCTCATGAACGCCCAGCCGCACCGGGCTTTTGGATGTCGTCCACAGGCCGGGAGCCAGATCGTCATTAAGTTGACTCATATAGTCATCTTTACATAGCAAGGTGGGGACGACCGGCGCGAGGGGCGCCGGCACAATTCCGGTTCGCCCGCCATGCCTTCCAAGTTCCGTTCCCGGTTCGCCCGTGCCAGCAGCGCACTGACGCTCCTTCTCCTTATCGGTCCGGCCGGGGCACAGGAGATCCAGCTCGACACGGTGACGGTGGAAGGCTCGGGCGCCTCCGGCGAGGGGCTGACGGCGAAGGGGGGCGGCGTCGCCGGCGCCTCGGCGGGCGGTTTCCAGACGGAAGGCTATGTCGCCCGGACCACGCGCTCGGCCACCAAGACCGACACGCCGCTGGTGCGTGTGCCGCAGTCCGTTTCCGTGGTGACGGAAGAGCAGCTGGAGGACCGCAACCCGCAGACGCTGCAGGAGGCGGTGGGCTATACGCCGGGCGTGCGCATCGGCGCCTATGGGCTGGACCCGCGCTTCGACGCCTTCTTCATTCGGGGCCTGCCGGCCACCTATACCGGCATCTTCCGCGACGGGCTGCGCGAGTTCAACAACGGCTTCTCGACCTTCGACATCGAGCCCTACGGCCTGGAGGGGCTGTCGATCCTCAAAGGGCCGGCGGCCGGGCTCTACGGCTCGTCCAATGCCGGCGGCATCGTGGACCTGCGCTCCAAGCGGCCGACCGTGGCGGCGGCGCGCGAGATCGAGGCGCAGATCGGCTCCAACAACCGCTACCAGCTGAACGGCGACGCCTCCGGCCCGCTCGGCGGCTCAACCGCCGCCTTCTACCGGATCACCGCGGTCGGGCGCGACGGCGACACCGACTATCCCTTCGCCTCCGACGACCGGCTCACCGTTGCCCCGGCCTTCACCTGGACGCCGGACGGCGACACGTCGCTGACGATCCTGGGCGAGCTCCAGCGCTCGAAATCGGGCGGCACCTTCGCCTATGTCAACGAGAACAACCGCGTCACCGATGTGGCGGCGGGCGATCCGTCCTTCAACTATCTCGACCAGACGCAGGGGCGTATCGGCTTCGAGCTGGAGCAGAAGCTCGGCGAGGGTGTGACCTTCCGCCAGAAGGCGCGCTACCAGGCGCTCGACGTCTATGGCGAATATGCCTATGCGATCGGCGCGCCGGTGGGCGACATCGTGCGGCGCGGCTCGGGCAACGTGAAGCAGACGCTGAAGGGCGCGGTGTCCGACACGCAGCTTCAGGTCGAGGCCGAGACCGGCCCCTTGAAGCACACGATTCTCGCTGGCGTCGACGCTTCCTACGCGCTCTACACCAATCGCGAAGGCTACGGCTCGGCCTCGTCGCTGCGCTTCTCCGCCCCGGTCTATGCGAGCCCGATCGCGACGCCCGCCTATTCCGTCGCCGCCGACCAGGAACAGGCGCAGGTCGGCCTCTATCTGCAGGACGAGATCCGCTACGACCGGCTGACGCTGACGCTCGGCGGGCGGCACGACTGGGTGTGGACCGACACCGCCTCCGGCACGCCGGAGGCGCTGAGCGACGCGCCCGAGCAGCGCGACGCCCAATGGTCGGGCCGCGCCGGCCTGTCCTATCTCTTCGACAGCGGCATCGCGCCCTATGTCAGCTATTCCACCGCCTTCACGCCCAATATCGGCACCAGCCGCACCGGCGCGGCCTTCGTGCCGACCGAGGCCGAGCAGGTCGAGGCCGGCGTCAAATACGCCATTCCCGGCTGGAGCACGCTCCTCACCGCCGCCGTCTTCAACATCGACCAGAAGAACGGCGTGTTCTTCGACGTGAACCCGCTGACCGGCACCAACGAGCAGGTGCAGCGCGGCAAGCTGCGCTCGCGCGGCGTCGAGCTGGAAGGCACGGCGACGCTGCTCGACGGGCTCAACGTGACGCTCGCCTACGCCTATACCGATCTCGAAATCGTGGAAGGCACGGAGACCACCACCGGCAAGACGCTTTCCTCCACCCCGCGCCACACCGTCTCGCTCTGGGGCGACTACACCGTGCAGACCGGCGCGCTGCAAGGCCTCGGCTTCGGCGCCGGGCTTCGCTACCTGTCAAAGAGCTTCGGCGACGACGCCAACAGCTTCACCAACGACGCGCGCGTCTTCATCGACGCCACGGCCCATTACGACGTGCCCTCGGTCGAAGGCCTGCGGTTGCAGGTGAACGCCACCAATCTCTTCGACGAGGACACGCAGATCTGCTCCTCGGGCTTCTGCTACAAGGAGCCCGAGCGCAACGTCATCGGCTCCGTGCGCTACCGGTTCTAGCCTCGCCTTTTCCGCCCGGGGCATCTCCAGCCGGGCGGACCTGCGAAGGCGCCGGGCCACCCGCCCGGCGCCTTCGTCGTTTGCCGGGCAAGGCTCGGCTTGGCGGCGGAAAAACGGGTGGCGGCGGCGGGGCGGCGGGTTCAGGATGGCCCTTCGAGAAGGAAGCCGCGCCATGACCGCACTTGCCCGCATTCCCAGCGCCACGCAGTTTCAGGAACTGGCGCCCCCGGTGGACTATCCCCTGGTGCGCCGGACCATTGAGTTCATCTCGCAGCATTATCAGGTACAGCCGAGCCTGGGCGAAGTCGCCGAGGGCGTCGGCGCGACCGAGGCCGAGCTGGAGGCGGCGCTGCGGCGCTGGGCGGGGCTGAGCCCCAAGGCCTTTCTTCAGGCGGTGACGCTGGACCACGCCCGCCGGCTCCTCGCCGAGGGCCTGCCGCTTCTGGACGCGGCGATCGAGGTGGGCCTCAGCGGCCCCTCGCGGCTGCACGATCTCTTCGTCAAACACGAGGCGGTGAGCCCCGGCACGCACAAGGCGCGTGGCGAGGGGATGAACCTGCAGTATGGCTTCGCCGAAGGGCCGTTCGGCCGAACGCTCGCCATGTGGACGGAGCGGGGCCTCGCGGGCCTTGCCTTCAGCGACGAGGACCGGGGCGGCGACGACCATGCGCTGGCCGACATGCTGGGCCGCTGGCCGAGGGCGCGCACCGAGCGCGACGACGAGGGAGCGGCGCTTCAAGTGTCGCGCGTCTTCTCGCCCGAGCGCTGGCGCGCCGACCAGCCCTTGCGCGTCGTTCTGATCGGCACGGATTTCGAGGTGCGGGTTTGGCAGCGGCTTCTCGACATTCCGCTGGGCGCCGCCGAGACCTATTCGGCGGTGGCGCGCGATATCGGCCAGCCCTCGGCCTCGCGCGCCGTCGGCGCGGCGGTGGGGCGCAACCCCTTGTCCTTCGTGGTGCCCTGCCACCGCGTCGTGGGCAAGTCCGGCGCGCTTACCGGCTACCATTGGGGCCTGACGCGCAAGCGCGCCATGCTGGGCTGGGAGTTCGGCCTGAAAGGCGCCTGATCGTCGCGGCCGGGAACCCTTGGGCCGGGCTGCCCGTCCTCCCCCAAACGGGAACAGACGGCATGGCGCGAAAGCAGGTGGCGGCGGCAATCGAGGAAACGGCCGAGGCGCTCGTCGGCGAAGCGCCAACGGTCGAGGCGGACCACGGAACCTTGAGCGCGCCCGAGCGCGCGGAGGCGTTTCGGCGTCTCAGTGCTCACATGCCGGGTCGCACGAAAGGCGCCAAGGGGCCGAAGGACCAGCCCGACCCATTCCGCTCCGTGGTGTCCTGCCTCCTCTCGGCTCAAAGCCGGGACGTGAACACCGCTGCCGCCGTCGAGGCGCTGTTCGCCTTGGCCCGGACGCCCGACGAGATGTTGGCCCTCACCGAGGCGGAGATCGCCCGCGCCATCAAGCCCTGCGGCCTCTACAATATGAAGGCGCGCAGCATCGTCCGGCTCTGCCGCGAGCTGATCGAGCGGCACGACCGCGTGGTGCCGCGCGACCGGGCGGGGCTGATGAGCCTGCCCGGCATCGGGCGCAAATGCGCCGACATCGTCATGAGCTTCGCCTTCGACGAGGACGTGATCGCCGTCGACACCCATGTCTTCCGCGTCTGCAACCGCACCGGTATCACGAACGAGCGCACCGCCGACCGGACAGCCGCCGCACTGGAGCGCGACGTGCCGGACTGGGCCCGCCGCGACGGGCATTTCTGGCTGATCCAGTTCGGCAAGAGCGTCTGCCTTTCGCGCCGCCCGCGCTGCGAGACCTGCTTTCTCAACGATCTCTGCCGCTTCTTCACGGCGACGGGAGGGGTGACGCCCGCCTCGCCGTAGCCGATTGGCCGCTCAGGTCCCTCCGCCGGCCTATCCGCCACCGACCCTCTCACCGCGCGCCTCGACAATCCTCACCGCTGCAGGGCGATCTGAGGTAGGGTCGCTCTTTGCCGGAGGAACGCCATCATGAATTGCCCTGTCTGTGGAGATGCCGCCGCTTCGATCGAGCCCGTCAACGAAGGCGCCGTGGCGGTGAACTGCCCGACCTGCGGCGAATGGGAAGCCTCGCCGCCGGCCGCCGGGGCGATGCGGGATTTCTCCTCGCATCGGAGAATGCAGGCGCTGCGCTTCGCGCAAGTCGATTCGCGGGCAGGCCGCCGCCCCTTCATCCACGGGCTGGGCTGACATGAGGTGATCGCGCCCGCCGAGCGCCTCCCGGATGGGATCTGGCGTAGGGCGCAAAGCCCGCTCGCCTTGCTGCCGCCGGCCCGCCCTCCCGCCCTCCGTGGAGGCGCGCTCGCCATTCGGCCGCAGGGCGTGGCCCGGCTGAGGCTGGTCGCCTGTCCGCTCGGTCCAACGCCGCCGAACCGGGCTAGGGCAGTGCGGGTTCGGGCACGACGCGGGCGCGGATCGCTGCGCCGTCGCGGCCGGGCGGGGCGCCGAACAGCCGGCGATAGTCGCGGCTGAACTGCGAGGGGCTCTCGTAGCCCACGGCATAGCCGACGCTCGCCACCTCTTCGGCCGCCAAGAGGCGCCGCCGCGCCTCCTGCAGCCGGATCTGCTTCTGGAACTGCACCGGCGTCAGCGTCGTCACCGCCTTGAAGTGCCGGTGGAAGCTGGGAACGCTCATGCCCGCCAGCCGCGCCAGATCGGCGACGCGCAAGGGCTCGGCGTGATGGTTGCGGATAAAGGCGCTGGCGCGGGCGACGCGCGCGGCTTGGCTGTCCTTGGTGCCGATCTGGCGCAGGAGAGGTCCGAGCGGACCGCCGAGCAGCCGCCACACGATCTCGCGCCGGATCAGCGGTTCCAGAACCGGCCGGTCGCGCGGCTGGTCGAGAAGCGCAAGAAGCCGCCTGAGAGGATCGTACAAGGCGGGATCGACTCGGCCCGCTCCGAGCGCGGCGAAGGACGCGGGCTCGGACAAACTGTCGGCCTGTTCGCTGAGCAGCGCCGTCACCTCCGCTGGGGGTAGGGCGAGGCTGAGCGCGAGATAGGGCCGCTCAACGCTGGCTTCGAGGATACGTGCCGTCACCGGCAGGTCGAGCGAGGCGAGCAGGCCCTCTCCGGCGCGGTAGCGAAAGGCGTTCTCGCCGATCATCGAAACCTTGGCGCCCTGCACCACGAGGCAGAAGGACGGGCGATAAACCGAGCGGATCAGGCCGCTCGGCGCGTCGGCCCGGCTGAGGAGCAGGCCGTCGATCGGTGTTTCCCGCCCGAAGCGGGCGAACTGCCGTTCGATCAGGGGGGCGAGGTCGGCAAGTGTCGTCATGCCCGCAGTCTAGCCCGCCGCTCGCGCCCTTGCATCCGATCTTTCGCGGCTTTGAGAGGATCGGGCAAGAGCTTGAGAGGATCGGCGTCGCGCGGTGGGGGCCGGGCGCCCTAGCTTGGGTCCATCGCAACCTCCCATCAGGAGCCAAGACCCATGCGGATGCGTCAACTCGGCCGGAGCGGCCTCTTCGTCTCGGAACTGTGCCTGGGCACCATGACCTTCGGCGGCGGCGACGAGGGTATCTGGGGCCATATCGGCCGCCTCGACCAGCCGGCCGCCGACGCGCTGGTGCGCACCGCGCTGGATGCGGGCATCAACTTCTTCGACACGGCCAATGTCTATGCCGGCGGCGAGAGCGAGCGCATTCTCGGCCAGTCGCTGAAGAATCTCGGCGTGGCGCGCGACGATGTCGTGGTGGCGACCAAGGTTCTGGGGCCGATGGGCGCGGGGCCGAACGCGCGCGGCGCTTCGCGCTCGCACATCCTCTCCCAGGCCAAGCAGAGCCTCGCCCGCCTCGGGCTCGACCATATCGACCTCTACCAGATCCACGGTTTCGACAAGGCCGTGCCGATCGAGGAAACGCTGGAGGCGCTGGACACGCTCGTCCGCCATGGGCACGTGCGCTATCTCGGCCTGTCCAACTGGGCGGCCTGGCAGATCATGAAGGCGGTCGGCATCGCGGAGCTTCGCCGCCTCGCGCCGATCCTGTCGCTCCAGGCCTACTACACGCTGGTCGGCCGCGATCTGGAGCGCGAAATCGCGCCCATGCTCCTGTCGGAGGGCATCGGCCTCATGGTCTGGAGCCCGCTCGCCGGCGGCTATCTCTCCGGCAAATACGACGGCGAGGGGCAGGCGGCGGATGGGCGGCGCGCCAATTTCGACTTCCCGCCGGTGGACCGCACGCGCGGCGGCGCGGTGATCGAGGCCATGCGTAAGGTGGCCGGCGAGAAGGGCTGCACGGTGGCGCAAGTGGCGCTCGCCTGGCTCTTGCACCAGGAGGTGGTCACCAGCGTCATCATCGGCGCCAAACGGCCGGAGCAGCTCGCCGACAATATCGGCGCGGTGGAGGTGAAGCTGAGCACCGACGACCTCGCCGCGCTCGACGCCGCCTCGCGCCTGCCGGCCGAATATCCCGGCTGGATGCTGGAGCGCCAAGGCGCCTATCGCAGCTGAGGCTTGGCAAAGGGCGGGCCGAGCGGCCCGCCTTCCTCAAGCGCCGATGTCGCTTCCCTTGCGCATCTGGCATCCCGTGATCTTCAGGCTGCCGTCCGGCTGGCGCTCCAGCGTGTAGCTGGCGATCCAGCTCTGACCGTCCGCGTCCGACAGGAAGACCTCCTGCCGCAGGCCCGCGCCCTCCGTCCGCAAGGGGCCGAAGGTGACGTTGCTGGAGCGATGGACGGCGGGATAGCCCCTGGCCACCATGGCGAGGAAGATCTCGGGCGAGGGGAAGAGCCGCTGGATGTTGGGCGCGGCATAGGAATAGGCCCGCGCCCCGTCGTCGGCGCGCAGCGCGTCGAGCTGCCCGCCGATGGCCGTGCGGGCGTCGCCGGAATCGTCGGCCCAGGCCGGCGGGGCCAGAATCGGCAGCGGCAGAGCCGGCACGGCGAAGGCGGTGAAGGCGAGACAGGCAAGGAGAGCGCGGCGCATGCGATGCCTCCGTCCAAGGAAGGCACCAGCATCTGCCGCAAAGGGCCCCGGCCGCAAGCGGGATTTTGACGCAGGGCCAGCCTGCCTCGCGCGCTTCCCGTGATTTTCAGTTCACGGGAAGCGCGCGAGGTCTGAAGGCCTGGCCCATCGTCCGGCGGCGGAGCGGACCTGCTTTGCCTGGAAACGCTCCAGACGCCGCAGGCCCTGGGCTCGATGTCAGCCGGCGAGCACGTCCTTCGAGGCGACGGTGGAATCGGCGTTGAGCTTGTAGACGATGGGCACGCCCGTCGCGAGTTCCTGCGCCACGATCTCCTCGCCGCTCAAGCCGTCCAGCGCCATGATCAGGGCGCGCAGCGAGTTGCCATGGGCGGCGACGATCACCGTGCCGCCGTTCAGCACATGCGGCTGGATGCGGTGGATGTAATAGGGCCAAACGCGCGCGCCCGTGTCCTTCAGCGACTCGCCGCCCGGAGGGGGAACGTCGTAGGACCGGCGCCAGACATGGACCTGATCCTCGCCCCACTTGGCGCGGGCGTCGTCCTTGTTGAGGCCCGACAGGTCGCCATAGTCGCGCTCGTTCAGCGCCTGATCGCGGATCGTCTCCAGACCCTCCTGGCCGAGCTCGGTCTGGATCAGCTTCAGCGTGCGCTGGGCGCGGGACAGGGCGCTGGTGAAGGCGATGTCGAAATGAAGGCCCGCCGCCTTGAGGCGCTGGCCGGCGGCCTTGGCCTCTTCCACGCCGAGATCGGTCAGGTCCGGGTCGCGCCAGCCGGTGAAGAGGTTCTTGAGGTTCCAGTCGCTCTGGCCGTGGCGGACGAGCACGAGGGTGCGGGACATGAAGACGAACTCCCTTTGTGTGGACGAGATGGGGACGGGGTGTGGAAAACCTGTGGAGTGCCCGGAGAGGGCTCTCGGAAAAGCGTCAGAAGCCGAGCACCTGACGCATGGAATAAAGGCCCGGCGCCTGCGCGCGCGCCCAGAGCGCGGCCCGCAGCGCGCCACGCGCGAAGATGGCGCGGTCCTCCGCCCGGTGGCCAAGTTCGATGCGCTCGCCCTCGCCGGCCAGAATCACCTGATGATCGCCGACCACCGAGCCGCCGCGCAGTGTGGCAAAGCCGATCGTGCCGGCTTGGCGCGCGCCGGTGTGCCCGTCTCGCACCCGCACGGACTGCTCGTTGAGCGCCACCGCCCGGCCCTCGGCCGCGGCCTGCCCCAAAAGCAGCGCCGTGCCGGAGGGCGCGTCGACCTTGTGGCGATGGTGCATTTCGAGGATTTCGATGTCGAACGCGTCCGGCCCCAGCGCCCGCGCCGCCTGTTCGGCGAGAACGGCGAGGAGATTGACGCCAAGGCTCATATTGCCGGACTTCACGATCCGCGCGCCGGCCTCGGCGGCCTGCGCGATCGCCGCGTCGTCCTCGGCCGAACAGCCGGTCGTGCCGATCACATGGACGAGGCCGCGCCGCGCCGTCTCCCGCGCCACGGCGACGCTGAGCGCGGGGGCGGTGAAGTCGATCACGCCGTCGGCCGCGTCCAGCGCCTTGGCAAGATCGGAGGTGACGGGAACGCCGAGATGGCCGCTCGCGGCGAGTTCGCCGCAATCGGCGCCGAGCGCCAGCGAGCCTTCGCGCTCGATCGCGGCGACGACCTTGGCGCCCTCGCTGTCCTTCACGACGCGCACCAGCGTGCGGCCCATGCGGCCGGCCGCGCCGAGGATCACCAGCTTCATCGCCTCGCTCATCGCGATTCTCCCATGTCGGCTGTTTCCGCTTCGCCGCTTCCACCCTGGAAGCCGTGGAGCCGGGCGTAAAGCCCGTTCGACCGTCTCAAGAGGTCCCCATGCGTGCCGCTTTCGGCGATCCGGCCCCGGTCCACGACCAGGATCTGGTCGGCGCCGACGATCGTCGACAGGCGATGGGCGACCACCACCACGGTGCGGTCGCGCATCGCCGTTTCCAGCGCGCGCTGCACCAGCACTTCGGAGCGCGTGTCGAGCGCCGAGGTCGCCTCGTCCAGAAGCAGGATCGGCGCGTCGCGCAGAAGCGCGCGGGCGATCGACAGGCGCTGGCGCTGGCCGCCCGAAAGCGTCACGCCGTTTTCGCCCACCGGCGTCTCGTAGCCGAGCGGCTGGGCGAGGATGAACTCTTCGGCCTGCGCCTGCCGGGCGGCTTCCTCGACCTCGGCGTCACTCGCCTCCGGCCGGCCGAAGCGGATGTTGTCGCGGATCGAGCCCTCGAACAGTGTCGGGTTCTGCGGGACATAGGCGATGGCCGAGCGCAGCGAGTGCTTGGTGACGGTGGTAATATCGGTGCCGTCGATCAGGATGCGCCCGGCGCCCGCGTCGTAGAAGCGCTCGATCAGGGCGATGATCGTGGACTTGCCGCCGCCCGAGGCGCCAACGAGCGCCGTGGTGCGCCCGGCCGGAGCCGTGAAGGCGAGGTCGCGCAGCACCGGCTCCTCGGCGTGGTAGCCGAAGGAGACGTTCTCGAAGCGGATCTCGCCGGCCGAAACGCGCAAGGCCTGAGCACCCGGCGCGTCGGCCTGGCGCGGCGTCTCGTCCAGGATCTCGTAGATCATCTTGGCGTTCACCAGCGCCCGCTCCATCTGCACCTGCAGCTTGGCGAGGCGCCGGGCCGGGTCGTAGGCGAGCAGCAGCGCCGTGATGAAGGCGAACATCGAGCCCGGCGAATAGCCGTAGACGATGGCGCGGTAGCCCGACCAAGCAATCACGGCCGCGACGGCCAGACCCGCCACGGTCTCGGTGATCGGCCCCGAGCGCTCGGTGATGACGGCGATGCGGTTGTTGCGCTCCTCGGCCTTGCTGATCAGCTCCTCGGTGCGGGCGCGCAGCAGGTGCTCCATGGTGAAGGCCTTCACCACCTGGATGCCTTGCGCGGCCTCCTGCATGGAGCCGAGCACCCGGCTGTTGAGGTCGATCGACTGGCGCGTCGCCTTGCGCAGCTTGCGCGACAGGCGCGAGATCATGATGGCGATCGGCGGC
Protein-coding regions in this window:
- a CDS encoding ABC transporter ATP-binding protein, which translates into the protein MNRPADPVKKTSLSLSEPRQRGEALQLLRRVIAENGREHIGGYAVAVACLVVVALTTAFLAWVMRDVIDEIFVAGNRAMLFTLPVAIFVAFFLRGIASYGQGVILARIGNDVVARYQRRLFAHLTDLSVDFFGETRSAQLAARINQNVSGIRDTLNLTVTSLARDLLTLIFLIFAMIWQDWVLSLIALTAGPPIAIMISRLSRKLRKATRQSIDLNSRVLGSMQEAAQGIQVVKAFTMEHLLRARTEELISKAEERNNRIAVITERSGPITETVAGLAVAAVIAWSGYRAIVYGYSPGSMFAFITALLLAYDPARRLAKLQVQMERALVNAKMIYEILDETPRQADAPGAQALRVSAGEIRFENVSFGYHAEEPVLRDLAFTAPAGRTTALVGASGGGKSTIIALIERFYDAGAGRILIDGTDITTVTKHSLRSAIAYVPQNPTLFEGSIRDNIRFGRPEASDAEVEEAARQAQAEEFILAQPLGYETPVGENGVTLSGGQRQRLSIARALLRDAPILLLDEATSALDTRSEVLVQRALETAMRDRTVVVVAHRLSTIVGADQILVVDRGRIAESGTHGDLLRRSNGLYARLHGFQGGSGEAETADMGESR